A part of Bacillus thuringiensis genomic DNA contains:
- a CDS encoding SET domain-containing protein: MIEVKTSELSDGEFNRGVFATRDIKKGELIHSAPVISYPNEQHEHIEKTLLADYAFEYGVNHTAFLLGYGMLFNHAYNPNATYDIVFENHTFNFFAYKDIKAGEEILINYNGEVDDDELLWFDKEKEENEK; the protein is encoded by the coding sequence ATGATCGAAGTTAAGACTTCTGAACTTAGTGATGGAGAATTTAATAGAGGGGTATTTGCAACTCGTGATATTAAAAAAGGTGAGTTGATTCACTCAGCACCAGTTATCTCTTATCCGAATGAACAGCATGAACACATTGAGAAAACGTTACTTGCTGACTACGCATTTGAGTATGGGGTAAATCATACGGCATTCCTGTTAGGATACGGCATGTTATTTAATCATGCATATAATCCGAATGCAACGTATGATATTGTCTTTGAGAATCATACGTTTAACTTCTTTGCTTACAAAGATATAAAAGCGGGAGAAGAGATTTTAATCAATTATAATGGTGAAGTTGATGACGATGAGCTATTATGGTTTGATAAGGAAAAAGAAGAGAACGAAAAGTAA